One genomic window of Salvia miltiorrhiza cultivar Shanhuang (shh) chromosome 4, IMPLAD_Smil_shh, whole genome shotgun sequence includes the following:
- the LOC131020663 gene encoding peptidyl-prolyl cis-trans isomerase FKBP43-like, with translation MAFWGVEVKPGKPVIHSCEKARGRLRISQATLGISDATKKSIVQCNVGKKSPVLLCALLPNQTESCHLDLEFEEADDVVFSVIGPRSVYLTGYYIRQSQQSGPQSDSESYGVDIQDSQTEESSYRSDDDDYEDSFIDDDEVQNFSPSPVSRSKVKVEDETASESDRPNNGKGQRRRFKKNRQVVESDDASSNDSEDDDGYLLSIFKSKKAEKASSTGIGANIVNQNVPTNNGKDQVHSFGREKPKKKRKERAEQEKISEVENDEGYNVHREDKRNGVEASKNLDIEAHQLVAPPELDSEKCRKSKRRRKQLQSEGAFTEEIDVKSEIVAKDDNLEQSLLHTVSKKDVKAANGDQEQHIDNDISIKSGLLDTASQAEKKIKKKTTKKKKKKDQGNGESEMGLPDTAHDQETEPVKSENHINAEPARNRTLSNGLIIEEVANGPPDGKLASRGKKVKIFYTAILKENGHVFDSNVGKRPHKFRLGNEEIIDGWNLGIEGMHVGDKRRLIVPPSMGFGDHGVGENVPPDSWLVYDVELAGVYK, from the exons ATGGCTTTCTGGG GTGTTGAGGTGAAGCCCGGAAAGCCTGTTATTCATTCTTGTGAGAAGGCTCGAGGAAGACTGCGGATTTCCCAG GCAACTCTGGGGATTAGTGATGCTACCAAGAAGAGCATAGTACAATGTAATGTGGGTAAGAAGAGTCCAGTCTTGCTCTGTGCTTTGCTTCCCAACCAGACGGAGTCGTGCCATTTAGATTTGGAGTTTGAGGAGGCAGATGATGTGGTGTTCTCCGTCATTGGCCCTCGAAGTGTCTACCTCACTGGTTATTACATTCGTCAAAGTCAGCAGTCTGGTCCTCAAAGTGATTC AGAATCATATGGGGTGGATATTCAAGATAGCCAGACAGAGGAATCTAGTTATCGAAGCGATGACGATGACTATGAGGACAGCTtcattgatgatgatgaagtgCAAAATTTTTCACCATCCCCTGTTTCAAGAAGCAAAG TTAAAGTGGAGGATGAGACTGCATCAGAAAGTGATAGGCCAAACAATGGAAAGGGTCAACGTAGACGATTTAAGAAGAATCGCCAAGTAGTTGAGTCAGATGATGCTAGTTCAAATGATAGTGAAGATGACGATGGCTATCTATTATCTATTTTCAAAAGTAAAAAAGCTGAGAAGGCATCTTCGACTGGTATAGGAGCCAATATTGTCAACCAGAATGTACCTACTAACAATGGGAAGGACCAGGTGCATTCGTTTGGTCG TgaaaaaccaaaaaagaaaagaaaagaacgGGCTGAACAAGAGAAGATCAGTGAAGTTGAAAATGATGAGGGTTATAACGTTCACAGGGAAGATAAAAGGAACGGAGTTGAAGCCTCCAAAAATCT GGATATTGAAGCTCATCAATTGGTGGCTCCTCCAGAATTGGACTCTGAAAAATGTAGGAAatcaaaaagaagaagaaaacaacTTCAATCCGAAGGAGCATTTACAGAAGAGATTGATGTGAAATCAGAAATCGTTGCTAAAGATGATAACCTCGAGCAGAGTTTATTACATACTGTCAGCAAGAAGGATGTGAAAGCCGCAAATGGAGATCAAGAACAACATATTGACAA TGACATCAGCATAAAATCTGGGTTACTCGATACTGCTAGTCAGGCAGAGAAGAAAATTAAGAAGAAgacgacgaagaagaagaagaagaaagatcaaGGCAATGGAGAGTCTGAAATGGGATTGCCTGATACAGCACACGATCAAGAAACGGAGCCTGTGAAATCTGAGAATCATATAAATGCAGAGCCAGCACGGAACAGGACCCTATCAAATGGACTCATTATTGAAGAGGTGGCAAATGGACCTCCTGATGGAAAACTAGCTTCTCGTGGGAAAAAG GTCAAGATTTTTTACACAGCCATTTTGAAGGAGAATGGTCATGTATTTGACTCGAATGTGGGCAAGCGTCCCCACAAATTTCGGTTAG GCAATGAAGAAATTATCGATGGATGGAATCTTGGCATTGAAG GTATGCATGTTGGTGATAAAAGGAGGCTCATTGTCCCACCATCTATGGG TTTTGGGGATCATGGAGTAGGCGAAAATGTTCCACCGGACTCATGGCTTGTATATGATGTCGAATTGGCTGGTGTCTACAAATGA
- the LOC131020720 gene encoding uncharacterized protein LOC131020720, which translates to MASMATLKIHFCSHKSYRRDNNKPSTSRINFPIVSHHKQLEEPSDEATAHKGRREIILRSNAVAILGAIFHFSGPKPNYLGVQKNPAGLALCPATKNCVSTSENISDRAHYAPPWNYNPKEGRGSRKPVSREEAMEELLQVIQSTKPDNFTPKIAEKKGDYVRVEYESPLLGFVDDVEFWFPPGKKSVVQYRSASRVGNFDFDVNRKRIKALRLALEKKGWSSENSF; encoded by the exons ATGGCTTCCATGGCAACCCTCAAAATTCACTTCTGCAGCCACAAGAGTTACAGAAGAGACAACAATAAACCTTCAACTTCTCGAATCAATTTTCCTATTGTGTCTCACCACAAACAGCTCGAGGAGCCATCCGATGAAGCCACTGCTCACAAGGGTCGAAG GGAAATAATCTTGAGGAGCAATGCAGTTGCTATTCTTGGAGCCATTTTCCACTTCAG CGGACCAAAGCCAAATTATTTGGGTGTGCAGAAAAATCCAGCTGGATTAGCTCTGTGCCCTGCTACCAAAAACTGCGTCTCAACTTCTGAGAATATCAGTGATCGAGCCCACTATGCTCCTCCTTG GAACTATAACCCTAAGGAGGGGCGTGGGAGTCGAAAACCAGTGAGCAGAGAAGAAGCTATGGAAGAGTTGCTTCAAGTG ATACAATCAACAAAACCTGACAATTTCACGCCGAAGATAGCAGAGAAAAAAGGTGACTATGTGCGTGTGGAATATGAAAGCCCACTCCTCGGT TTTGTCGACGATGTCGAGTTTTGGTTTCCGCCGGGCAAGAAATCCGTCGTGCAGTATCGATCGGCGTCGCGGGTCGGAAATTTCGACTTCGACGTCAACAGAAAGAGGATCAAG GCGCTGCGGCTGGCATTGGAGAAGAAAGGATGGTCTTCAGAGAAtagtttttga
- the LOC131020722 gene encoding proteasome subunit beta type-1 isoform X2 → MPKQQANWSPYDNNGGTCVAIAGADYCVIAADTRMSTGYSILTRDYSKIIQLADKSVMASSGFQADVRALQKVLAARHLLYQHQHNKQMSCPAMAQLLSNTLYFKRFFPYYAFNVLGGLDSEGKGCVFTYDAVGSYERVGYSAQGSGATLITPFLDNQLKSPSPLLLPAKDAVTPLSEVEAIDLVKTCFVSATERDIYTGDKVEMLVLNASGLRREFMDLRKD, encoded by the exons ATGCCGAAGCAGCAAGCGAATTGGTCTCCGTACGACAACAATGGAGG GACATGTGTTGCGATTGCCGGAGCTGATTACTGTGTGATTGCGGCCGATACTCGAATGTCCACTGGCTACAGTATTCTTACTCGCGATTACTCCAAAATTATTCAGCT AGCGGACAAATCTGTGATGGCCTCCTCAGGTTTTCAGGCTGATGTAAGAGCTCTGCAAAAGGTCTTAGCAGCTAGACACTTG CTTTATCAACACCAGCACAACAAGCAAATGAGCTGCCCTGCAATGGCTCAGTTGCTTTCTAATACCCTCTACTTCAAACGTTTCTTCCCATACTATGCTTTCAATGTCTTGGGGGGCCTTGACAGTGAGG GAAAGGGCTGTGTGTTCACATATGATGCTGTTGGATCTTACGAACGGGTGGGATACAGTGCCCAAGGTTCTGGTGCAACTCTTATCACACCCTTCTTGGACAACCAACTGAAATCTCCAAGTCCTCTTTTGTTGCCTGCAAAG GACGCAGTGACTCCACTTTCAGAGGTAGAAGCCATCGACTTGGTCAAAACCTGTTTCGTTTCAGCAACTGAAAGAGATATTTACACA GGAGACAAGGTGGAGATGCTCGTATTGAACGCTAGTGGTCTCCGTCGTGAGTTCATGGATCTCAGGAAAGATTAG
- the LOC131020722 gene encoding proteasome subunit beta type-1 isoform X1, with translation MPKQQANWSPYDNNGGTCVAIAGADYCVIAADTRMSTGYSILTRDYSKIIQLADKSVMASSGFQADVRALQKVLAARHLLYQHQHNKQMSCPAMAQLLSNTLYFKRFFPYYAFNVLGGLDSEGKGCVFTYDAVGSYERVGYSAQGSGATLITPFLDNQLKSPSPLLLPAKDAVTPLSEVEAIDLVKTCFVSATERDIYTVSLCSLTQAIQLVRPSVMIFLWFTHAL, from the exons ATGCCGAAGCAGCAAGCGAATTGGTCTCCGTACGACAACAATGGAGG GACATGTGTTGCGATTGCCGGAGCTGATTACTGTGTGATTGCGGCCGATACTCGAATGTCCACTGGCTACAGTATTCTTACTCGCGATTACTCCAAAATTATTCAGCT AGCGGACAAATCTGTGATGGCCTCCTCAGGTTTTCAGGCTGATGTAAGAGCTCTGCAAAAGGTCTTAGCAGCTAGACACTTG CTTTATCAACACCAGCACAACAAGCAAATGAGCTGCCCTGCAATGGCTCAGTTGCTTTCTAATACCCTCTACTTCAAACGTTTCTTCCCATACTATGCTTTCAATGTCTTGGGGGGCCTTGACAGTGAGG GAAAGGGCTGTGTGTTCACATATGATGCTGTTGGATCTTACGAACGGGTGGGATACAGTGCCCAAGGTTCTGGTGCAACTCTTATCACACCCTTCTTGGACAACCAACTGAAATCTCCAAGTCCTCTTTTGTTGCCTGCAAAG GACGCAGTGACTCCACTTTCAGAGGTAGAAGCCATCGACTTGGTCAAAACCTGTTTCGTTTCAGCAACTGAAAGAGATATTTACACAGTAAGTTTGTGTTCACTCACTCAAGCAATCCAGTTAGTAAGACCAAGTGTAATGATTTTTCTTTGGTTTACTCATGCCCTATAA
- the LOC131023625 gene encoding protein FAR1-RELATED SEQUENCE 5-like: MDFSSDLELKPRIGMQFDSLDEVWMFWVQYGGKSGFGVRKHYSNKNKKTGHITSYKYVCCKEGIRKADKRDSLALNPRLETRTDCKVRLGVTYMDGKYKINEFIEEHNHPLHLPETVHMLSSQRKITEIQAHEIDLAEDAGLRQKSAYNLLIRRAGGRDGIGYTMLDAKNYLRSKRQRSMVYGEAGCLMRYFQQKLSENPSFYHANQMDMEEQVTNVFWADARMLIDYEYFGDVVSLDTTYCTNRANRPLAIFSGFNHHRKAVIFGASLLYDETAASFKWLFETFLEAHKQKKPFTVFTDQDQAMAKALHEVLPETAHGLCTWHLMQNGIKHLGNLMKEGSRFLTDFKRCMYSFDDQAQFEEAWSSLLTQYSLQDNTWLKHVYSVKEKWAGCYMNAFTLGMRSTQLSESVNSDIKKCMKPNLNIMQFFNNFEQVVEEKRYSELRCDFEARQKLPRLSLESSPMLQQLSKVYTPSVFDLFQKEFVLFAAAYIKHKQETPSSFEYVIGLINHDREWRVTHDPNTKMLICSCRRFEMVGLICCHIVKVYDVMDIKILPEHYILKRWTREARSGVVQDYVGNEVEEDPKLQSTERYRKLCRMLIRLATEACIYPSTFSLVHETMHDLSKKVMEMRLMEDGQENKNSVRTSPSISSMPSRGFKQRIGMKGSKRLKSWVELQSKRNKTNHRVKNLGAKSALSASCSTPPEPNVCLQRATNQFSFTDLLTAPLHQSLHYVDGMYFNGDTSSVNIQDQDF, encoded by the exons atggatTTTAGTTCAGATTTAGAGTTGAAGCCTAGAATTGGTATGCAATTTGATAGCTTGGATGAGGTTTGGATGTTTTGGGTGCAATATGGAGGGAAATCAGGATTTGGAGTGAGAAAACATTACAGTAACAAGAACAAGAAAACTggtcatataacatcatacaaatATGTTTGTTGTAAGGAGGGTATTCGTAAAGCAGACAAAAGAGATTCTTTGGCACTCAATCCTCGACTTGAAACCCGAACAGATTGTAAAGTAAGATTGGGAGTCACTTACATGGATGGtaagtataaaataaatgagtttATTGAAGAACACAATCATCCTCTCCATCTTCCCGAGACAGTTCATATGTTGTCTTCCCAACGTAAAATAACAGAAATTCAAGCACATGAGATTGATTTGGCAGAGGATGCTGGACTCAGACAGAAATCAGCTTATAATTTGTTGATTAGAAGAGCAGGGGGGAGAGATGGCATTGGTTACACCATGTTGGATGCTAAGAATTATCTACGTTCTAAAAGGCAAAGAAGCATGGTATATGGTGAAGCCGGTTGTCTAATGAGATATTTTCAACAAAAGTTATCTGAAAATCCTTCATTTTATCATGCTAATCAGATGGATATGGAAGAGCAGGTAACTAATGTGTTTTGGGCAGATGCAAGAATGTTGATAGACTATGAGTATTTTGGTGATGTTGTGTCATTAGATACCACATATTGCACGAATCGTGCAAATAGACCGTTAGCTATATTTTCAGGTTTCAATCATCATAGAAAAGCTGTGATTTTTGGCGCATCACTTTTGTATGATGAGACGGCGGCGTCATTCAAATGGTTGTTCGAAACTTTTTTGGAAGCTCACAAGCAAAAAAAGCCCTTCACTGTCTTTACAGATCAAGATCAAGCTATGGCAAAGGCCTTACACGAGGTACTGCCCGAGACAGCTCATGGATTATGTACATGGCACTTAATGCAAAATGGCATCAAACACTTAGGAAATTTGATGAAAGAAGGATCACGTTTTTTAACAGATTTTAAGAGATGTATGTATAGCTTTGATGATCAGGCCCAATTTGAGGAGGCTTGGAGTAGCTTATTGACACAATATAGTCTCCAAGACAACACATGGTTGAAACATGTTTATAGTGTAAAGGAGAAATGGGCTGGTTGCTACATGAATGCGTTCACGCTTGGGATGAGAAGCACACAACTTAGTGAGAGTGTCAATTCCGATATCAAGAAGTGCATGAAGCCCAACTTGAACATTAtgcaattttttaataattttgagCAGGTTGTGGAGGAGAAGAGATATAGTGAGCTAAGGTGTGATTTTGAAGCACGCCAGAAATTGCCTAGATTGAGTTTAGAGAGTTCTCCGATGTTGCAACAACTTTCCAAGGtttatactccatctgtctTTGATCTATTTCAAAAAGAGTTTGTTTTATTTGCAGCTGCCTACATAAAGCATAAACAAGAAACTCCATCATCCTTTGAATATGTTATTGGATTGATCAATCATGATAGAGAATGGAGGGTGACACATGATCCTAATACAAAGATGCTTATATGTAGTTGTCGAAGATTTGAGATGGTTGGATTAATATGTTGTCATATTGTGAAAGTGTATGATGTGATGGATATAAAAATACTTCCGGAGCATTATATTTTGAAAAGGTGGACAAGAGAAGCTAGGAGTGGTGTAGTACAAGACTATGTAGGTAATGAAGTTGAAGAAGATCCTAAATTGCAAAGTACAGAGAGGTATCGAAAATTATGCCGGATGCTTATAAGATTGGCAACTGAAGCTTGTATTTACCCATCAACATTTTCCTTGGTGCATGAAACAATGCATGATTTGAGTAAGAAAGTGATGGAAATGCGTTTAATGGAGGATGGCCAAGAAAATAAGAATAGTGTGAGGACCTCTCCATCAATCTCTTCTATGCCATCAAGAGGATTCAAAcaaagaattggaatgaaaGGGTCGAAACGACTAAAGAGTTGGGTAGAACTTCAGTCAAAGCGAAACAAAACAAATCATAGAGTGAAG AATCTTGGAGCAAAAAGTGCACTATCCGCTTCTTGTTCGACACCTCCAGAACCTAATGTGTGCCTTCAAAGAGCCACAAATCAATTTAGCTTCACCGATTTGTTGACG GCACCCCTTCATCAATCTTTACATTATGTTGATGGAATGTATTTCAATGGAGATACATCTAGTGTCAATATTCAAGATCAAGATTTTTGA